TGCTTaattttaaggtaaaaatgaTTTGCTACCTGATATAGAATAAATCTAATTGCAATTCAATTACgaagtttttttaaatcaaaggtCTCTTCATCATTTGTTTTGGGATGTCTATTCATGTGTGTTTCTTTGTCCTTTGGGAAACTGGTTAGGAGAAAGGGAAAGCATATTTTCTAGttctaagaaaggaaaataaaaataggagaatccataatatgcatttttcttaggcaattttaataatatttgtgttttaacacTATGCTAATAGATGTTTGTTCCCTGTGGGttaatttctatcttttttcaGTTGCTCAGGTACCTGAATATTGGCTTTGTGTCTAAAGTTTCTGGAACTTTCCTCCTTACCGTGAAATAACTTGGCTTAAATCACACTGCATATAGTACACAGGCGCTTAGCTCAAGCCTGAGAATTACTGCAATCTAGTAAGGCGGATTTGAACTACTGTGGGAGTTCTATTTAGGAAGATGCAGCCTCTGAGCAAGTTGATGGCTATCTCAAAACCTCGAAACCTGTCTGTACGTGAACAAAGAGAGGTTCTGAGAGCAGATATGTCTTGGCAGCAGGAAACCATCCCCGTCGTGGAGACACATGACTCTGAGGCATCTCGTCAAAAGTTCAGACATTTCCAGTATTTGAAAATGTCTGGGCCCCATGAAGCCCTGAGCCAACTCTGGGAGCTCTGTCTTCAATGGCTGAGACCAGAGATTCATACAAAGAAGCAGATTATAGAACTGTTGGTGCTGGAACAATTCCTGGCAATCCTGCCTGAAGAAGTCAGGACTTGGGTGAATTTACAACATCcaaacaacagtgaagatatGGTGACCCTCATAGAAGATGTGATTGAAATGCTTGAAGATGAAGgtaagaatataaaaaaattagaggTAAAATACTTGACCTTTCCCATGTAAagagaaattatctttttttgaggcCAGAGAGTATCAAGTGCCAGATCTTGAAGGACTTTATATTACTCTATTAGGAAGCCTTGACTTTATTCTGTAGGTAATAGAAATAGAGAATTAGATCTCACAGATTGGGTAGGGGAGTGAGACAGTTTGATTTGCcagttaaaaatattatgttgacATCAATTTAGAGCAGGAGTTGGCAAAATATGGCACACaggccaaatattttttaaaataaagtattattggAACATAGCTATGTCCATTTTCATTTTGTCTATGCTTGCTTTTGTGCTATGACCAGAGTTGGTACTTGTAGCAGAGACTGTATTGtctgcaaagtctaaaatatttgttatctgcccctttacagaaaaagtttactgACATCTCCTGTAAAGGAGAGAGATCTGAGGGTTCTGAAAATAGGAAAACCAGTTAGACTATTGTGATAGATTAGGTGTTAGAGAATGAGCTTTGGGAAAGCAGGAGTTTGAACCTAGAggaattataaatgtataaataggaTACCTTTTGACATAAATTCACATGTACTGGCCTGCATGAGTGGAATTTGGGAGTGGGGGAGAAGGTGTAATACTTTAATTATGTGGCAAGTTTTATTTGAGGTCCCTGTGGGACTTTCACAATGAATAAACCAATATATAGTTAACAAGCTTCAGTGTTCAGAAAGAGAAGATTTGGAAgcttatatgtataaacacagaaGTAGGAGAAATACAAATCCTTAGGGAGCATCAATATTGAAGAGCTggtctaggccaggcgcggtggctcacgcctgtaatcccagcactttgggaggccgaggcgggcagatcacgaggtcaggagatcgagaccatcctggctaacatggtgaaaccccgtctctactaaaaatacaaaaaaaaattagccgggcatggtggtgggcgggcgcctgtagtcccagctactagggaggctgaggcaggagaatggcatgaacccgggaggcggagcttgcagtgagccgagatggcgccactgcactccagcctgggcgacagtgctagactccatcttaaaaaaaaaaaaaaaaaaaagctggtctAGATATAACTATCAGttacaggaaatacagaggataGTGGAACATGTTAAACTATACCGTGATAATACCATGTGTAAAATCCAAACTGGGAAACTATAAGACCGTCCAGTTTTTAAGGGAATAGGGAGGAGTATGGCAAAGTGATATAGAGATTAGTTATacatcttttaagtttttaaaatcatgtgaATGTGTGGACCTTATAAGACATGAGGCCATGAACTGGATATTTGATGAGGAATTATCGATTGGGGACAGTGATTATATTGGTATTGTGGTTATATTTAGTCTTTGTCTAAAAATTTTCTTAATGAGCAAAAGAAGAGAAGCTTGATAAGCAGCCTAGAAAGTAATAATGTAGGAAATCAGAGAACCAGAAAAGATTGGTATCTGAGTTAAGAAAGGAGAAATTTTCAAGAAGTTAATGTTCAACAATGGTATAACAAAAAGGTCCTattaagatgaattttaaaaataattcattgaaaTTGTTGATTAGGAGGAATTTTGAGGTTTAGTTTGGGCAGTTTTAGCAGATTTGAGGGGTGCTTATTTGTAGTGagttatattagttttctattgctactataataaattaccacaaacttggtggcttaaaacaacatgaatGTATTATTCTACAAGGCTGTACATCAGAGATCCAACACGGGTCTTCCTCAGCTAAAATCAAGGTAGTGGTGGTGCTGTTTTCTTTCTGGGGCTTATGTTCCCCTTCCCCTGTCTTCAAAGCTAGCAACAATGGGCCAAGTCCTTTTCACACTGCCACATCTCTAATACTTTATTCTGTTGTCATAGCTCTTGCTCACTCATGGTGCTTCTCACTGTCTCACCACACTGGAAAAGGTTCCTCACTTTTCAGGATTCATGTAATTAGGTTGTGATCACCTGAATAATTCAGGATGATCTCCCTCATCTTAAGGTCCTTgactttaatcacatctgcagagTCTCTCTTGCTGTGTATCCAAGGACTAAGACATGGATATCTTTGTGGGCTGATATTCTGCCCATCATGTGGGTTAAAAAAAATAGGTATGAGGTGGGAATGTGATCATTATAGCCTGTTCTTGAGAAATCTAGCAGAAAAGGTAAATGAGAGGTTGCAGGGTAATACAGAACTAAAGAAAGGCTTTTGGTTGTTTCTTTGGTTTGTCTGGTGGCTCTCTGAAAAACCTGCTCATAGGGCTTGCCTTTATTTTACCTAGTTCAAAAGTCACTCAGAACTGAGGTGGCTACCTGGGggtatttttcaaaaacatttcatgGAAAATGTATTAGCTACTGCTGTCTGAGATAATAAATAACAGTTGGGATGCTGGAGAATGATATGCTTTGAGGGAATAAGGGATTTTGAAAGCTCGCATATGTATCTGAAAATCTGGAAGATTGAAGACATGTTCAGAAAGACCTGAGAAAGCCCTAACTCTTATCTCTAGCTGACCTTCAAGTGCTACACAAGAAAGAAGTGAAGAATAACATAGAGTTAAAAGTGTCTGAGTGAGTGTGCCCTAATACACACAATGCATCTGCAGAGACCAGgtgatggtttttgtttttgatattgtttttatgtttcaaggcatttaaggaaatctctgtGGTATCACAAGCTGACCAGTAAGCTGAGGGAACAGATTCATGCAGGTAAACATAACATAGCATATAGAGTTTACAAAATTAGTTCAAAAGTTACTAAATGAGCAATAACTACAACAGTTAGAgcctcaaaatatatgaagcgaatacagaagtgaaagaaaaatagatcaaGAATAATAATTGGAGATTTCACCCCACTTTTATTAACagaaatactagaaaaaaagattaaaaaggaaatagaagacttgaGAAACACTATAAACTGACTTGAACTAACAAATATACAGAGCGTTCTACCCAAAAAGCAACAGAAGAtacattttcaagtatacatGGAATAGTCTCCAGGAGAGACCAAATGTTAGACTAAAAAACATGTTTCAGTACATTTAAGTAGATTGACATCTCATGAAGTATCTTTTCCAACTATAGcagaattagaaatcagtaacagaaggaaATCTGGATAATTCACAGATAAGTGGAAATTAACAGTCACATAATCAGTGGGTCAAAAAGGAAagcacaaaggaaatgaaaaaatattttgagaaatggaaacaaaaatacaacacacCAAAACTTATGACATACAGTGAAGGCATGGTTCaaattatagctataaatgcctacattaaaaagatcTCAACCCTCCAcctgaaggaactagaaaaagaaaacctaaaagccagatgaagaaagaaaataaatattagaacaaaGATAAATGATGTGGAGCACACAAAAATAATAGAACCAACAAAACTGAAAGTTGGTactttgaaaagatcagcaaaattgacaaaGGTTTAGCTAcactgatcaagaaaaaaaggaCTCAAATTACTAACATCAGGAAAAGTGGGGACAATACTACTGACTTTGCATAAAATGAAAGGGCTCATAAGAGAATACTAGGAGCAATtaaatgccaacaaattagatgcACTTAGATGAAATTCACAAATTCCAAAAACACAAATGACCAAAACTgactgaagaagaaatagaaaatctgaactcaACTCACCAATAACAAAAGACtggtttagttatttttaaattttcaacaaagaaaactcaaagatgatatggcttcactggtaaattctactacacttttgaaaaattaacaccagtattctcaaactcttccaaaaaataggaGGAACACTTCTTAAGTTATCCTGTGAGGCAAGTATTAATCTGAtgccaaagccagacaaagacatcacaacaaaagaaaaatggcaaaccaaatccaatagCGTTTTAAGAGGACTATACAAAATGACTTAGTGGGATTGATCCCAGAAATGCAAGTATGGttcaacaaatgaaaatatatcagtGCTGTACATCATATTAATACAGTGAAAGGGGAAAAATTacacgattatctcaattgatgcagaaaaagcatctgacaaaatccaaTGCCCTtttatgaccaaaaaaaaaaaaaaaggactagaaGTGAACTCACTCAGCCTGACAAAggacatttatgaaaaacccacagttaacatTGTACTTGATAAACTTGATGAAAAAGTGAAAGCTTTGTTCTTAgaatcaggaacaagacaagaatgtccactcttgccacttctattcaatgtcATACTAAACGTTCTAGCTagtgcaattaggcaagaaaaaaagaaaaggtatcatgattggaaaggaagaagtaaaactatctctactGGCAGATGTTATGCTCTTATATATCCAAAATCCTAAAGAACCCAGTAAAAAACTATTAGACCTAATAAACTCaaagttgcaggatgcaaaatcaacaaaaataggTTATGTGCCTATAGCAATGAACAACCcttaaaagaaaccaagaaaataatttcatttataatatgtGAAAAATAGAGGTGTAGGACTTGtctgctgaaaactacaaaccattgtTGAAATTAAAGACGTAAGTAAATCCTGCGTTCATGTATTGGAAAACTTAATATCATAAAGATAACACTcccccaaagcaatctacagattcaaatgcaatccctatcaaaatctcagctgcttttgttttttttttgtcagaaatggacaagctgatcctaaaattcataaggaATTGGAAAGGACCCAAGATAGTCAAACTGCCTTCATAAAGAAGATAGTTTTAGAATGTATACttatcaatttcaaaacttactaaaaaGCTGCAATAATCAAAGCTATGTCTTACTGGAATAGAattaagagtccagaaataaactcatacatCTATgtccaattaatttttgacaagggtgtcaaggcattaaaagagaaaataatagtttttcaacaaatgttgctgggacCACTTGAtttccatatgcaaaagattggAGTAGGGGCCTTACCTCAtatcatgtacaaaaattaactcaaaatgggtcaatTGTCTAAATATAAGAGCCAAAATCATAAAATTctgagaagaaaatatagaaataactcttCATCACCTTAAATTTGGTAATCAATGCTTAGCTATGACACCAAAgatacaagcaacaaaagaaaaaatagataaattagaccatcaaaatgaacacttttgtgcatcaaaagacaccatcAAGGCAGCgaaaaacctacagaatgagaaaaaacattttgaaaatcatatatctgataagggtccaatatcaggaaaatacaaagaaCCCTTACAATTCAATAACAAGATAAGGAAcagttttttaaatggacaaaggacttgaatagatatttctccaaagaagatatacaaatggccaaaaagtatAGGAATAAATGTTCAggatcattagtcattagagaattgCAACTCAAAACCATAAtaacacccactaggatggctataataattacaaaaggaaaacGAATAGGGTTagctaggatgtggagaaattgttTGGAATTGTATATCGTTGTTAGGAATATAAActggttcagccactgtgaaaaacactttggtggttcctcaaaaaattaaacatagaattgccaTATACCCCAGAAAATTGAAGACACATATTCAcattaaaaagtggaaacaacccagatgtccatcaactaatgaatggataaactttgctatatacatacagtggagtattattctgccataaaaaagaatgaagtactgatacatgttaaaaaaaaaaatggatggacCTCCAAAACATGCTAAGTGAGAGAAGTCAGACCCAAAAGgtcacatactatatgattcaatttatgtggaatgtccagaataggcaaattcgtAGAGACAGTATAAGGAAAGGGAGTGTGTATGGGAGTGACTCCTAAATTAATATGGGGCTCTTTCttggtaatgaaaatgttctggaattagatagtggtgatcattgtacaacattatgaatgtattaaaaaccactggattgtattctttaaaatagCTAATATggtgaattttatattatgtgaattttacctttttttaaacttaaattctAAGCTTAATAGAGAATGAAGTGATTTCACTAGAGCCAcgatagaatgggagaaaattaaaGAATCAATGTAGTGTAATGGGACTCTGATAAAAGTTGGAGAATATACAAAAAGTAAGGAAGTAAAAATTGAAAGGATAGGAAGATGCATTTAGCTATTGATTTATCCAATTTTATACTCATGGCAGGATAGTTCTAAGTAATAAAGACCAGAGTATGAGCAAGGAATTAGATTGTTTGCTGATGGTCATTAGAGATAAGAAAGTCAAAGGTCTATCAGTCTGGGTTGCTGGAAGGGGTGTCTGTGTCAGTGTTGAAGTAACCTATTAAAAGACTGTCAGGATTTGGGGTGAAAAGCAACAATGTGAAGCAAGTAACTGAAGTTTTTATTGGCCTAGTACAATTACTTTAGTGTTGGTCATTCACAGTACATTAGGCTCTCTGAGGGCAGGTATTTGTGTATCTTGCACATAGGAGAtagtaaatatgtgttgaaaaAATGAATGCGCAATAGCTTAATATATTACAACATCAAGAACAGTATAGCTAAATGGCATAAACTAGTAAGAAGTATTTTTGCATGAGAGAAAATACTAGGAAGTGGAAGGGAGGTACAAGTAGATCAGAACAATTTCCAAGATTGTAGTGCTTAGAGGATAGAAAAAGGTGCCTTTGATGATGCCAAGATCCATTTAGCAAGGGAGAAGGAAGAGTCTGTAAAGAACTTGAGAATGTATATAGATTTTTCTTTGAATGGAATGAGGGTTTCAGAAAACATGACGGTAAAATTTCAAGAAGGGGAGGTCAGCAGGGAAGAAGTAAGGGAAGAAAAGGATATTCAGAGAGAGCAATAAATAAGAGGATAGCTGATTGGAGGGATTTGCACCTTTCCAGGAGACCTCAAATATTTCCAAGAATGTCAAGAACAAAGAACAACATTGTATTGACTGTCCTAAAGATTATGGAATTGAGCAGATTGACATTCCACAAAGTGTTATAGACCTGAATAAAGTTAACAGATCTCAGGAccaggctcacacttgtaatcccaactctttgggaggctgaggcaggaggatcacttgaggccaagagttcaacaccagcctgggcagcattgaaagaccctgtatctaaagaaaaaaaaagaaaaaaaaaaacattatccaagcatggtggcacatgcctgtagtccttgctattcaagaggctgaggcaggaggattggttgaggccaggagtttgagattgtaGTGAGGTGTGATTGTGccatactgcactccagcctggactgagcaagaccctctttaaaaaaaaaaaaaaaagttaacagacCATAATATTTGCAGCATTCACATGGTATGTTGCTGAGAAatttggatttttgtttgcttttattcagacagggtcttattctgtcaccagggctggagtgtggtggtgcgaacaccactcactgcagcctctacctcctaggctcaggtaatcctcctgcctcagcctcccaagtagatgagaccacaggcacacaccaccacacctggctaatttattatgattattatttgcaGAGAAggaatctccctatgttgcttaggctggtcttggatgctaggctcaagcattcctcccaccatggcctcccacagtgttgggattgcaggtgtgagccaccaggcctgccctgatgTGTTTTAAGAAGTCCCTATGCAGTTGTTTAAATTGTTGAACccaattatacatttataatggAGAATTAATGCTGATTATGATATAACTGCATGGTTTTAAGATTTTTGGGGGGTTTCAAAGctcattaaaagttttaaaaatgggggTGGAGATGATCCAGATTTGCCAACTCTTTTtaagtaaaaacattttttaaatcaataattaaCATATTAGAAGACATTTTAACATCAAAAGAAAGTCCCTTATATTGAATAAATGTAATGTTTTAACAAACTTACTACATTGTTTCTACTCTTTATTTCACCCTGAATCAGTGAAAACTTCACAGACCAGTGTGACACTTGAGGATCACTGATGTAACTTATGAATCTTCCAGAGTGGCCCTTGGATAAATTTCTCACTGAATGGCTGGATAAGAGAATTGGTTGTCCCTCagaattttatgttttgaaaGAAGCAATAGTTCAAGGTGGACAGGTTGCTTAGGTCTATGTATAGTAAGCACAGAGCAACTTACGGGAAAACAATCCTCGAATAGAATTCTCTCTGGAGTGTTTGAAGAAGGGATTGGTTGGATAAAATATTATAAGCTCCAAGTAGAATTACAGCCTGTGATGGCTACGCTGTAGTTAGGCTTTAGTTATGACAGAATTAGTTATTTTTTGGAATCTGCTATAAACATAGATGAgatctgaaaatattattttgtccctctttctgattcagtagatctcaACCCATGGTAGCATATCAgaatcacatttaaaatattttaaaaatacaagatcTAGGCCTGACCTTTGAAGATTGTGATTGCTGGTAGGGCctgacattatttttttcaaagttctatGGATAATTCCTGTGAATATCATATTAAAACAACTATAATTATTAGAAGTTGCTCCAGGGCAAAACTTGTCTCCCTAATATTTTCCTTCATCTTACTCAGATATGCCCTGCAAGGACTCTGCCCCGCAGATGGGGAGCATCAAGGAGAAAATGAAAGCTGGCTCACGAACAGGCAAACCACAGGTGAATTAGGATTCTAGTCTTTACTGAACATATATGCTCATTTTTAGTATtacctgctttcaattttttgatCTTTGAACTTTTGCCAAACATGGTTCCATCCAAGAACATGAGACTTTTATTTTCCCACAGGACACTGGACCTATTTTAGTTGGTGATACACTGTTAGCCGTATAGTCTCTCTGTGTATCTGTTCCCTCAAGAATATAGTTTCTATTTTATCTGTAGACACTATAGATGTAGAGCCTACTCAGAAAATGTTGAGAATTAAGCCTCAAGAGTAGAATCCAGAGCAATGTCACTTACCAGGCAAGAGTAGAAGAAAGCTCAAAGCATACTAAAAAGACAGGACCAAAAGATATAGGGGAAAACCAGGAAAATGATGTCACTGAGGCGAAGGGGTAAGAATATTTAAGGGAGAAATGCTTTAAAGGGTCAAAATAATACAGCCCAAGTAGTGTCTGTTCACTTAAGGAGATACTAAAATGCACTGGAATCTAAGCCAGACTGTGGTGTGTTGAGGAAAGAGGAAGTGAGGAAGCAGACAAAATTAATGCAGACAACTTATTCATAAAGACTGGCttgaaggagaggaaaggaagatgtttatttatttcagtgtGATTGAAGGTACCAATAAAGACAAGGTTGAGGATGCTGGAGAGAGAAGTGGAATAATTGATGGTGTGATACAGGAGGGAATTTATTTATTAGCCAATATTTATGTAGTGCATAATATGCCAGATACTGTTCTGAGGGCTGAAAATATGATTGATAAACGAAATCCCAGCCTTGTGAAGATCACATTCTAGTAGACGTATACAGGCAAATACAAGCAAATAAGGTAATTGTAGATAGTAATAATTATTACACAGAAAATAATGCAGTAGTAACTGATTAGTAGGGAGGCTACTTTGGGCAGTCAGGCAATCTTGCCCATTTGATGAGTGACATTAAACTGTGAGTCCCAAATGATAAGAGTTATCAGGCAGCATTTCTTAATTAAAGAAAATGCCCTACCCCTCCTTCCAGCAGAGCCTACATTTTCATTACAAATTTCTCTTAGAACTACCACAAACTCTTCCTGTTTTGAACTCCTTTTAGGTAAATTATTTGTAAGGCATAGTAATTTTTTGTTCCACAGTTATTTCAgttgtcttttttccccctcaaccATATAATGTAAGCTACTTTAGAATAAGGACTGcacttcacttttcttttgtatCCCTAACAGAGTATATATAGTACCAATTTGTTTGGCCCTTACTAAAATTTGATTTTCATCACTTAGAACCTCAAACATTGTCCTATCAATTTCTGGTGTATTCTGGCTCCTACCCTATTccttcaaatccattccttctCTGGTAGTGTTTTGGGGAGTGACACCTTTGATTAAAAAGGAACTTAATGTTTTAGGAACCAGTGACATTCAAAGATGTGGTTGTGGAATTCAGCAAGGAAGAGTGGGGGCAACTGGACTCTGCTGTAAAGAACCTGTACAGGAATGTGATGCTGGAAAACTTTAGGAACCTGAATTCATTGCGTAAAGGTGGTTTCTATATGTTTACCTAATCTGTCCGTTTAGTAATCTCTTCCTACTGTTAAAAGCTATAGGACTGCTGAAGTGGCTAAGTTCACTTTTGGGTCTGGGTTGAGGTTTGCTAATATCCTTTGGACACAGTAGCAGATTTTCTGACTCATCTGGATGAAAGTCCTTTCTGATATTGAGCCAGAGATACAAAAGTCTATGGTGCTTTTCTGGCCTTACCCTTCAGCAGCTTGGATTACTGTGTCGGGATAGAATTATCTCCTCTATAAAAATGTCTGAAGTGTCATAtatgtttgttgttgttctttttattttcttcacgaACAGCACATCTACTTTCCAAACCATTTGAGAGCCTTAAGTTggagagtaagaaaaaaagatggaTAATGGAGAAAGAAATACCAAGGAAGACTATTTTTGGTAAGAACCAGGTAGATATGAGGCCATAGTAAGAAGCTTCTGTTTCCTAAACATACAGACAATGTGCAACCCAATCTTTGAATTGTTAGTTGGGAAGGAGATAGCAAAACCTAAACTTTGTGGGGGAAAAGACATTATTGGCTTTTGTTCACAGGTTCTTTTTCTTATGTGGTAAAACAGTCACATAAGGTTAGGGATAGGACCCCAGACACTTAAAGCTGTGTGACCTGAGAGAGCCTTTctgccagtttcctcatctgtaacatagagttaataatagtatctacctccaGGTtactgtgaggactaaatgagttgGTGTGCCTAGTACACTTAGAATAGTGCAtggtgtggctgggcatggtggctcacgcctgtaatcccagcactttggaaggcggaggtgggtggatcacgaggtcaggagatcgagaccatcctggctaacacggttaaaccctgtctctactaaaaaatacaaaaaattatccgggtgtggtggcgggcgcctgtagtcccagcgactagggaggctgaggcaggagaatggcgtgaacccgggaggcggagcttgcagtgagccaagatcgcgccactgcactccagcctgggcgacagagaacaGTGCATGGTACATGGTTAAGTGCTACATCAATGAAAATTACCCCACCTAATTTTGAatgttattctttattttaaagaaaagaagtcaacTTTATACTAGAGTGATTTCTAGTAatcttccatttttcctttttttttttttttttttaaacggtatcacttattttattttctgggaacggagttctcactgtgttgcccaggctggcctcaaactcctgagctcaagtgatcctcctgcctcagcttctacCTGGAGAAATTCTTAACTTTTGCCTTAACTCCCtatcttcttcatttttgtttattcctCATTCTTGTTAATACTttgtaagagaaaataaaattgtgataTTAATATAAGTTCTAGTAAGTGTAGAAAAATAAGGAATATAACTTGCTCATTACTTCAGTATCCAGAGCTATGcagtattaacattttttaagcCATTTTCTTTGTTTGTAATGTTTTATCTCTGgtttctgaatatttattttctgaaattgtggaacaattttcaaaatttttccagAATTCATCAGGAATACGTCATTTTATATCCTCTTTTCACCTAACATACCATCATGAT
This genomic window from Pan troglodytes isolate AG18354 chromosome 9, NHGRI_mPanTro3-v2.0_pri, whole genome shotgun sequence contains:
- the ZNF215 gene encoding zinc finger protein 215 isoform X5, encoding MQPLSKLMAISKPRNLSVREQREVLRADMSWQQETIPVVETHDSEASRQKFRHFQYLKMSGPHEALSQLWELCLQWLRPEIHTKKQIIELLVLEQFLAILPEEVRTWVNLQHPNNSEDMVTLIEDVIEMLEDEDMPCKDSAPQMGSIKEKMKAGSRTGKPQEPVTFKDVVVEFSKEEWGQLDSAVKNLYRNVMLENFRNLNSLRKAHLLSKPFESLKLESKKKRWIMEKEIPRKTIFDMKSISGEESSHGVIMTRLTESGHPSSDAWKENYTRDFFLTSIGRTH
- the ZNF215 gene encoding zinc finger protein 215 isoform X7, yielding MQPLSKLMAISKPRNLSVREQREVLRADMSWQQETIPVVETHDSEASRQKFRHFQYLKMSGPHEALSQLWELCLQWLRPEIHTKKQIIELLVLEQFLAILPEEVRTWVNLQHPNNSEDMVTLIEDVIEMLEDEDMPCKDSAPQMGSIKEKMKAGSRTGKPQEPVTFKDVVVEFSKEEWGQLDSAVKNLYRNVMLENFRNLNSLRKAHLLSKPFESLKLESKKKRWIMEKEIPRKTIFDMKSISGEESSHGVIMTRLTESGHPSSDAWKGRTH